In a genomic window of Equus caballus isolate H_3958 breed thoroughbred chromosome 9, TB-T2T, whole genome shotgun sequence:
- the SLC7A13 gene encoding LOW QUALITY PROTEIN: solute carrier family 7 member 13 (The sequence of the model RefSeq protein was modified relative to this genomic sequence to represent the inferred CDS: inserted 5 bases in 3 codons; deleted 2 bases in 1 codon), with product MDKGKTIQLKXVFGSFWVTRFVTGNVIGAGILVAPKGVLKYSSMNVGLSLCIWAARVLSAVMTSLCSAEIGTTFPCSGANVDFLKRCFGXTPSFLRLWTSLFLQRGPVASQALLLAEISIQPLYSSCSAPNLPKKCLALAILWVVGILNSRGGKEITWLQTASTALKVAVLGLISLSGGVLLVRGRKENVGGFQNAFAAEFPEATQYIEAVFQGYFAYSGGGCIIFIAGDETQTDNSKCILTALPLVTVLYLLVNISYLTLLTPREILSSDAVVVMWSDRVIPSLTRVIPFAISASSFSNLLXNIFESSRTTYIAGQEGQLPLLFNMLNIPFSPFMSVLLLVTVASVGVVSTNLIDLIKYLYFASSIWSLLSMIGILKPRYQKPNLPRPYKVFLPSPLATMATNLCTVLIPLVKSPRIHYVYTCLFILSGLLFYIPLVYFKLKLVWFEKMACYLQLLSNICIPNVSVEQMSEVETAKK from the exons ATGGATAAAGGGAAGACGATCCAGCTCAA AGTGTTTGGATCTTTCTGGGTCACACGTTTTGTCACAGGTAACGTAATTGGCGCTGGAATTTTGGTGGCCCCCAAAGGAGTGTTGAAGTACTCTTCCATGAACGTGGGGCTCTCCCTGTGCATCTGGGCTGCCCGTGTCCTGTCGGCCGTGATGACTTCCCTCTGCTCAGCGGAGATAGGTACAACCTTCCCATGCAGTGGAGCTAACGTCGACTTTCTCAAGAGATGTTTTGG AACCCCGTCTTTTCTGAGACTCTGGACGAGCTTGTTTCTGCAGCGAGGACCAGTCGCCAGCCAAGCCCTGCTTCTCGCCGAG ATCAGCATCCAACCTCTTTATTCCAGCTGCTCTGCTCCAAATCTGCCAAAGAAATGTCTGGCGCTGGCCATATTGTGGGTTGTGGGAATTCTGAATTCTCGCGGTGGAAAAGAGATAACTTGGCTTCAGACAGCCAGCACCGCGCTGAAAGTGGCCGTACTTGGCCTCATTTCCCTAAGTGGAGGGGTGTTGCTagtgagaggaaggaaggagaatgtAGGAGGGTTTCAGAACGCTTTTGCTGCTGAGTTCCCAGAAGCCACCCAGTATATAGAAGCTGTCTTCCAAGGATATTTTGCATATTCAGGTGGGGGATGCATTATATTTATAGCAG GTGACGAAACCCAGACAGACAATTCCAAGTGCATCCTTACCGCGTTACCTTTGGTGACTGTCCTTTATTTACTGGTTAACATTTCCTACCTGACTCTTCTGACACCCAGGGAAATCCTCTCTTCAG ATGCCGTGGTTGTCATGTGGTCTGACAGAGTCATCCCCTCATTAACACGGGTTATCCCTTTTGCTATTTCTGCCTCTTCATTCAGCAACCTTC CGAACATATTTGAATCATCAAGAACGACATATATTGCAGGCCAAGAGGGCCAGCTGCCTTTGTTGTTTAATATGCTTaatattcccttttctccatttatGTCTGTGCTACTACTTGTCACTGTGGCATCTGTTGGGGTTGTCTCCACAAACCTAATTGATTTGATAAAGTATCTTTATTTTGCAAGTTCTATTTGGTCTTTACTGTCAATGATAGGAATACTAAAACCAAGATACCAAAAGCCCAATCTACCTAGACCTTATAAG GTGTTTTTGCCATCTCCATTGGCCACAATGGCCACCAACCTGTGTACGGTTTTGATACCTTTGGTGAAGTCTCCACGTATACATTATGTCTATACGTGTCTCTTTATTCTCAGTGGACTGCTGTTTTATATACctttagtatattttaaattgaagttGGTTTGGTTTGAGAAGATGGCGTGCTACTTACAATTGCTGTCTAATATTTGCATCCCTAATGTGTCTGTTGAACAGATGTCAGAAGTAGAAACTGCTAAAAAATAG